A stretch of the Acidobacteriota bacterium genome encodes the following:
- a CDS encoding UPF0175 family protein: MTIHLEVPEELARRMAPDDSSLMRVALEALASEGVRSGKLSVFEARTLLGVRSRYEMDGILKAHGVLLDLTVDDVRKDAEAALASSR, from the coding sequence ATGACGATTCACCTTGAAGTCCCCGAGGAGTTGGCCCGGCGCATGGCGCCTGACGATTCCAGCCTGATGCGTGTCGCGCTGGAGGCACTCGCGTCCGAGGGGGTTCGGTCAGGGAAACTGTCTGTGTTCGAAGCACGCACCCTGCTTGGCGTGCGGTCGCGCTACGAAATGGACGGCATCCTGAAGGCGCACGGCGTCCTGCTCGACCTGACAGTGGACGACGTACGGAAGGACGCCGAAGCGGCCCTCGCTTCATCGCGATGA
- a CDS encoding DUF3368 domain-containing protein, translated as MTVVVADTSPLNYLILIDAVDVLPQLYGSVVVPRQVIAELTAAEAPGRVRTWASVLPAWIDARDAAVGEEDMKHLDLGERAAILLAESQPDALLLIDETAGRIEASRRGIRTTGTLGVLRAAASRDFVDLPVALARLLETNFRVSTDLVSDLLAEDAERRRRSG; from the coding sequence ATGACCGTTGTCGTCGCCGATACGTCTCCGCTCAACTACCTCATCCTGATCGACGCGGTTGACGTCCTTCCGCAGCTGTATGGCAGCGTCGTCGTACCACGACAGGTCATCGCCGAGTTGACCGCGGCGGAGGCGCCTGGCAGGGTCAGGACATGGGCATCCGTTCTGCCGGCATGGATTGATGCGCGTGACGCGGCTGTCGGCGAAGAAGACATGAAGCACCTGGACCTGGGCGAACGGGCTGCAATCCTGCTGGCAGAATCACAGCCGGACGCCCTGCTGCTGATCGACGAGACCGCGGGACGTATCGAGGCCTCGCGGCGGGGCATCCGCACTACCGGCACACTCGGGGTCCTTCGCGCAGCCGCGAGCCGCGATTTCGTCGATCTCCCGGTGGCTCTGGCGCGTCTGCTGGAAACGAACTTTCGCGTTTCGACCGATCTCGTCAGCGACCTTCTTGCTGAGGATGCCGAGCGTCGACGGCGCTCGGGATAG
- a CDS encoding type II toxin-antitoxin system RelE/ParE family toxin, with amino-acid sequence MIVSFRHAGLREIFEAGKSRKVQADLHRRCKRAMDALHAVTALSDLNMPGWSVHPLTGDREGRHAMAVSGPWRITFRWDGKDAHELDLEQYH; translated from the coding sequence GTGATTGTCAGCTTTCGACACGCTGGGCTGCGGGAGATCTTCGAGGCCGGCAAGAGTCGAAAGGTGCAGGCGGACTTGCACAGACGATGCAAGAGGGCGATGGACGCACTCCATGCGGTGACGGCGCTCTCAGACCTGAACATGCCCGGATGGAGCGTGCATCCGCTGACGGGCGATCGAGAGGGCCGCCACGCGATGGCCGTCAGCGGACCGTGGCGCATCACGTTCCGCTGGGACGGGAAGGACGCCCACGAACTGGATCTCGAGCAGTATCACTGA
- a CDS encoding HigA family addiction module antidote protein, whose product MAATKTTKVLPVRHPLKREPTHPGEILREDVLPALRMNVTQAARELGVSRQILHRILAGKAPVTPEMAVRLGKWAGNGPALWLGMQQAFDVWHAEQTLATELARIPGHAA is encoded by the coding sequence ATGGCGGCGACGAAGACGACGAAGGTGCTTCCTGTTCGACACCCGCTGAAGCGGGAACCGACCCATCCAGGAGAAATCCTGCGTGAGGACGTGCTGCCGGCGTTGCGGATGAACGTTACGCAGGCGGCCCGCGAACTCGGTGTGTCTCGACAGATCCTGCACCGGATTCTGGCGGGTAAGGCGCCGGTCACGCCGGAAATGGCCGTTCGGCTCGGGAAGTGGGCTGGCAATGGACCTGCCCTGTGGCTCGGCATGCAGCAGGCGTTCGACGTGTGGCACGCGGAACAGACGCTCGCGACCGAACTCGCACGCATTCCGGGACACGCCGCATAG
- a CDS encoding DUF4926 domain-containing protein, with the protein MPFDMYGDVILTRDVPEHGIRAGDVGTVVERHVVPGVSEEGYSVEFFDMAGNAVAVATLPAGALRQPTAADRPAVRQLTA; encoded by the coding sequence GTGCCCTTCGACATGTACGGCGACGTGATTCTGACCCGCGACGTGCCGGAACACGGCATCCGCGCCGGCGACGTCGGCACGGTCGTGGAGCGCCACGTGGTCCCAGGCGTCAGCGAGGAAGGCTACTCGGTCGAGTTCTTCGACATGGCGGGCAACGCCGTCGCCGTGGCCACACTGCCCGCGGGCGCCCTTCGCCAGCCGACGGCCGCCGATCGCCCGGCCGTCCGGCAGCTCACTGCCTGA